The following proteins are co-located in the Anomalospiza imberbis isolate Cuckoo-Finch-1a 21T00152 chromosome 1, ASM3175350v1, whole genome shotgun sequence genome:
- the LOC137481771 gene encoding probable G-protein coupled receptor 141 isoform X1, translating into MYQEDFGNMTEGTRNSSDSSSAFAHTSTMSAILVTVYSVAFAGGGIGSITMSFVLLKMNTLSVTTTAIINLVVVHSLLLFTVPFRLHYYVKKKWVFDMPFCKMVSAMVHIHMYLTFIFYVITLVIRWLIFFQWRDKVEFYRKLHAIGASAAVWVFVMVFGVPLFYFEYGRSGLYNNTTCFKFHKELQHESVKALNYTVIVAVALISCVLLSLQIFILVKVARKFSTSLCSHQEFWAQVKNLIFIWIIIIWFLPYHLFRAYYIQYVSDFDQLESYNEVFLSLTALSCLDLLSFVLSGSRFFKQNVWMIHRRLSCC; encoded by the coding sequence ATGTACCAGGAAGATTTTGGGAACATGACTGAAGGGACCAGGAACAGCAGTGACTCCTCTTCTGCCTTCGCTCACACCAGCACCATGAGTGCCATTCTGGTCACTGTCTACTCAGTTGCCTTTGCTGGAGGTGGAATTGGGTCCATCACAATGTCCTTTGTGCTCCTCAAGATGAACACTCTGTCTGTGACCACGACTGCCATCATTAACCTGGTTGTTGTGCACAGCCTCCTCCTCTTCACAGTGCCCTTCCGTCTCCACTATTATGTCAAAAAGAAGTGGGTATTTGATATGCCATTTTGCAAAATGGTGAGTGCCATGGTGCACATCCACATGTACCTGACCTTCATATTTTATGTGATCACGCTGGTGATCCGGTGGCTCATCTTCTTTCAGTGGAGGGACAAGGTGGAGTTTTACAGGAAGCTGCATGCCATTGGGGCAAGCGCTGCTGTGTGGGTCTTTGTCATGGTCTTTGGGGTGCCGCTCTTCTACTTTGAGTATGGACGCTCAGGCTTATACAATAACACAACATGCTTCAAGTTCCACAAAGAACTACAGCACGAGAGCGTGAAAGCCCTGAACTACACCGTAATTGTAGCCGTTGCCCTCATTTCTTGTGTCCTCTTGAGCTTGCAGATTTTTATCCTGGTAAAAGTGGCAAGAAAATTTTCCACCTCTCTCTGTTCACACCAAGAATTCTGGGCCCAGGTGAAAAACTTGATTTTCATCTGGATCATCATAATTTGGTTCCTTCCCTATCACCTGTTCAGGGCCTACTACATACAGTATGTGAGTGATTTTGACCAGTTAGAAAGCTACAATGAGGTTTTTTTGAGCCTGACTGCTCTGAGCTGTCTGGACCTGCTGTCATTCGTGCTGAGTGGAAGCCGCTTCTTCAAGCAAAATGTGTGGATGATCCACAGAAGGTTGTCTTGCTGCTAg
- the LOC137481771 gene encoding probable G-protein coupled receptor 141 isoform X2: MYQEDFGNMTEGTRNSSDSSSAFAHTSTMSAILVTVYSVAFAGGGIGSITMSFVLLKMNTLSVTTTAIINLVVVHSLLLFTVPFRLHYYVKKKWVFDMPFCKMWRDKVEFYRKLHAIGASAAVWVFVMVFGVPLFYFEYGRSGLYNNTTCFKFHKELQHESVKALNYTVIVAVALISCVLLSLQIFILVKVARKFSTSLCSHQEFWAQVKNLIFIWIIIIWFLPYHLFRAYYIQYVSDFDQLESYNEVFLSLTALSCLDLLSFVLSGSRFFKQNVWMIHRRLSCC; encoded by the exons ATGTACCAGGAAGATTTTGGGAACATGACTGAAGGGACCAGGAACAGCAGTGACTCCTCTTCTGCCTTCGCTCACACCAGCACCATGAGTGCCATTCTGGTCACTGTCTACTCAGTTGCCTTTGCTGGAGGTGGAATTGGGTCCATCACAATGTCCTTTGTGCTCCTCAAGATGAACACTCTGTCTGTGACCACGACTGCCATCATTAACCTGGTTGTTGTGCACAGCCTCCTCCTCTTCACAGTGCCCTTCCGTCTCCACTATTATGTCAAAAAGAAGTGGGTATTTGATATGCCATTTTGCAAAATG TGGAGGGACAAGGTGGAGTTTTACAGGAAGCTGCATGCCATTGGGGCAAGCGCTGCTGTGTGGGTCTTTGTCATGGTCTTTGGGGTGCCGCTCTTCTACTTTGAGTATGGACGCTCAGGCTTATACAATAACACAACATGCTTCAAGTTCCACAAAGAACTACAGCACGAGAGCGTGAAAGCCCTGAACTACACCGTAATTGTAGCCGTTGCCCTCATTTCTTGTGTCCTCTTGAGCTTGCAGATTTTTATCCTGGTAAAAGTGGCAAGAAAATTTTCCACCTCTCTCTGTTCACACCAAGAATTCTGGGCCCAGGTGAAAAACTTGATTTTCATCTGGATCATCATAATTTGGTTCCTTCCCTATCACCTGTTCAGGGCCTACTACATACAGTATGTGAGTGATTTTGACCAGTTAGAAAGCTACAATGAGGTTTTTTTGAGCCTGACTGCTCTGAGCTGTCTGGACCTGCTGTCATTCGTGCTGAGTGGAAGCCGCTTCTTCAAGCAAAATGTGTGGATGATCCACAGAAGGTTGTCTTGCTGCTAg